A window of Lacibacter sediminis contains these coding sequences:
- a CDS encoding xanthine dehydrogenase family protein molybdopterin-binding subunit, which translates to MEKFKTDNSRRAFLKSSFLAGGGLMISFSGLAEFSLENKINPADLPAEWHELTGYIKITSDNIIKIFNPNPEFGQNVMTSLPMIVAEELDVDWKKVQVEMGPHDNVKLGPQFTGGSNSVRMYWKPLRDAGAAARSMLLTAAAQTWNVPVEELTTKAGMIHHEKSGKSGTYGEFASKAAGIPIPKDIKLKDVKNFTVVRNSQKNVEGQKIVTGKPLFGLDYTQEGTLIAMIHHPPAFGMKVKSFDASETLKMPGIKDVFTLKLYEDGYEQAGFDTRTFNDLLVVVGKTTWEVMNARKKLKVTWEPKGDTKDYMAGRGGKREVVVPGALESTATHLAKMKEYASKPAQLLRKDGDPETAFKNAAKVIERTYNAPFLAHNCMEPMNCFAHVTDEKALIVGPHQAAGWIEPTLSKALNMPADKIEIQITRMGGGFGLRAYGHTFTEAALISKKVKAPVKLVYSREDDMTYGIYRPMYTATYRAAFDANKNLLAFHVKGGGIPEHPVHANRFPAGAVDNYLAESWEIPSNITIGAFRAPRSNFNAAAEQSFLDEVAEYVGKDPIEFRLELLKRAKENPVGKNNEYDADRYAGVLKLVKEKSGWGSAENKQYSRGVAAYFCHNSYAAHVVDVIKKDGQPFVERVTSAVDCGIVINPDAAANMVQGCVVDGIGNALYGELTFKDGVPEKNNFTRYRMIRHREAPKKIDVHFVQNDINPTGLGEPPFPPIFAAVANALYKSEKKRFYNQPFSTELQKKS; encoded by the coding sequence ATGGAAAAGTTCAAAACCGATAATAGCAGAAGAGCATTTTTAAAATCATCTTTCCTTGCAGGTGGTGGATTGATGATCAGTTTCAGTGGATTGGCAGAGTTCAGTCTGGAGAATAAAATAAATCCGGCCGATCTGCCTGCTGAATGGCATGAGCTCACAGGTTATATCAAAATCACTTCCGATAACATCATCAAAATATTCAACCCCAATCCTGAGTTTGGACAAAATGTGATGACATCACTTCCGATGATTGTTGCGGAAGAGTTAGATGTAGATTGGAAAAAAGTACAAGTGGAAATGGGGCCGCACGACAATGTGAAACTTGGGCCACAATTTACAGGCGGCAGTAATTCCGTTCGCATGTATTGGAAACCATTGCGTGATGCAGGTGCAGCTGCACGCAGTATGTTGTTAACGGCAGCAGCTCAAACATGGAATGTTCCGGTAGAAGAACTTACAACGAAAGCTGGCATGATCCATCATGAAAAATCAGGTAAGTCAGGAACTTATGGTGAGTTTGCATCGAAAGCTGCAGGTATTCCTATTCCAAAAGATATCAAGCTGAAAGATGTAAAGAATTTTACTGTCGTAAGAAACTCACAGAAGAATGTTGAAGGACAGAAAATTGTAACCGGCAAACCATTGTTTGGATTAGACTATACACAGGAAGGAACATTGATTGCGATGATTCATCACCCTCCTGCATTTGGTATGAAAGTAAAATCGTTTGATGCAAGTGAAACATTGAAAATGCCCGGCATCAAAGATGTGTTTACGTTGAAGTTGTATGAAGATGGATACGAACAGGCTGGTTTCGATACACGTACATTCAACGATTTGCTGGTGGTAGTTGGTAAAACAACATGGGAAGTGATGAATGCACGCAAGAAATTAAAAGTAACCTGGGAACCGAAAGGAGATACAAAAGATTATATGGCAGGCAGGGGCGGAAAGAGAGAAGTAGTTGTGCCGGGTGCATTGGAAAGCACAGCAACACATCTTGCAAAAATGAAAGAGTATGCAAGTAAGCCTGCACAACTGTTACGTAAAGATGGTGATCCTGAAACAGCATTTAAAAATGCAGCGAAGGTGATTGAGCGAACTTACAACGCACCATTTCTGGCACACAATTGTATGGAGCCAATGAATTGCTTTGCACATGTTACAGATGAGAAAGCATTGATCGTTGGGCCACACCAGGCTGCCGGTTGGATTGAACCGACTTTATCAAAAGCATTGAACATGCCTGCAGATAAAATCGAAATTCAGATCACACGTATGGGTGGTGGTTTTGGTTTACGGGCATACGGGCATACGTTTACAGAAGCCGCACTTATTTCCAAAAAAGTAAAAGCGCCAGTGAAACTGGTGTACAGCAGGGAAGATGATATGACCTATGGTATTTATCGCCCGATGTACACTGCTACCTACCGTGCAGCATTTGATGCCAATAAAAACCTACTTGCGTTTCATGTAAAAGGTGGTGGTATTCCGGAACATCCTGTCCATGCAAACAGGTTTCCAGCAGGAGCAGTTGATAACTATTTAGCAGAGAGTTGGGAAATACCTTCCAATATTACCATTGGTGCGTTTCGTGCGCCACGTTCTAATTTCAATGCAGCTGCTGAACAATCATTCTTGGATGAAGTTGCTGAATACGTTGGGAAAGACCCCATTGAATTTCGATTGGAATTATTGAAGCGGGCGAAAGAAAATCCGGTTGGAAAAAATAATGAATACGATGCAGACCGATATGCGGGTGTATTGAAACTGGTGAAAGAAAAATCGGGATGGGGCAGTGCAGAGAACAAACAATACAGTCGTGGTGTGGCTGCTTATTTCTGTCACAACTCGTATGCAGCACATGTAGTTGACGTTATAAAGAAAGATGGACAGCCATTTGTTGAACGTGTTACAAGTGCAGTTGATTGCGGTATTGTGATCAATCCGGATGCTGCCGCTAATATGGTACAGGGATGTGTGGTGGATGGCATTGGTAATGCATTGTATGGTGAACTGACTTTTAAAGATGGTGTTCCGGAGAAAAATAATTTCACCCGTTACCGAATGATCCGCCATCGGGAAGCACCAAAGAAGATCGATGTGCATTTTGTACAGAATGACATTAATCCAACAGGTTTAGGTGAACCACCTTTCCCGCCAATCTTTGCAGCAGTAGCCAATGCATTATATAAAAGTGAAAAGAAGCGATTTTACAATCAGCCTTTTTCAACTGAACTTCAAAAGAAATCATAA
- a CDS encoding c-type cytochrome produces MKLILVTFVLSTLAITLLSFNQTFDLKASVQRGKTVYETNCMSCHMPEGTGLEGAFPPLAKSKNLADKNRLIKVILQGMRGPVKVNGVDYNSEMAGISLTNAQAADVANYIRNSWGNKYPAVLPKDIQPGLKAVSKGYQKY; encoded by the coding sequence ATGAAATTGATACTTGTAACTTTTGTACTGTCAACATTAGCAATAACCTTGCTTTCGTTTAATCAGACTTTTGATTTAAAAGCGAGTGTGCAACGTGGTAAAACAGTTTATGAAACGAATTGTATGTCTTGCCATATGCCCGAAGGAACCGGACTTGAAGGTGCGTTTCCTCCTTTAGCCAAATCAAAAAATCTGGCTGATAAAAATCGCCTGATCAAAGTAATCCTTCAAGGAATGAGAGGTCCGGTGAAAGTGAATGGAGTTGATTATAATAGTGAAATGGCAGGTATCAGTCTCACCAATGCACAGGCTGCCGATGTTGCAAATTATATCCGTAATTCATGGGGCAATAAATATCCTGCTGTTTTGCCGAAAGATATTCAGCCGGGTTTAAAAGCAGTTTCAAAAGGATATCAGAAATATTAA